The Streptomyces sp. NL15-2K genome contains a region encoding:
- a CDS encoding sigma-70 family RNA polymerase sigma factor — MDTRQWRDTIAAAQAGDRQALDELVAGWLPLVYNIVGRALNGHADVDDVVQETMLRAVDNLGSLRDPDSFRSWLVAIAMRQIRDRARRRSTEKLDEAAAHEATDFAELTVLRLQLEGQRREVAEAVRWLDDEDRQLLSLWWLEVAGELSRRELAAAVGISRQHAAVRVQRMKERLETSRGIVRALDGACPDLRELTGRWNGRPDSVWRKRLARHIRRCGYCGDARETVVPAERLLVGIALVPIPVGFTLSLAFGGKTAVAATSAATSVGWSAKVLGALTKPAVAVTAGASLVAGGAYVVTQPPDAPPPRAAVTPTATATSTPPSLPAAPPPSPSPSATRPKADLYGSVVDAVDRAPDPNAEPAPLPHRPESGITSTGGARAVMNHRGDSVTFTGQGYVLVRWQISPQYRPGGLVMPTWTGLQGKLFHVASGGGRRMDDPVKGSSDGSATGMGNPDIGYTVLPDGTQQMWQNEYFYLDGSVTLTVNERGADYGLSVFPSSWNAVNEDINSGPPDGAIRYGLVRDTGKDDTPVPQYVTRATPADPATVPQESRL; from the coding sequence GTGGACACGCGGCAATGGCGCGACACCATCGCGGCAGCGCAGGCCGGCGACCGGCAGGCGCTGGACGAGCTGGTCGCGGGCTGGCTGCCGCTCGTCTACAACATCGTCGGCCGAGCCCTGAACGGCCACGCCGACGTCGACGACGTCGTCCAGGAGACCATGCTCCGAGCCGTCGACAACCTCGGCTCGCTGCGCGACCCGGACAGCTTCCGGTCCTGGCTCGTGGCGATCGCCATGCGGCAGATCCGGGACCGGGCCCGCCGCAGGTCCACGGAGAAGCTGGACGAGGCGGCGGCGCACGAGGCCACCGACTTCGCCGAACTCACCGTGCTGCGGCTTCAGTTGGAGGGACAGCGGCGTGAGGTCGCGGAGGCGGTGCGCTGGCTCGACGACGAGGACCGGCAGCTGCTGTCGCTGTGGTGGCTGGAGGTCGCCGGCGAGCTCTCCCGGCGCGAGCTGGCGGCGGCCGTCGGCATCAGCCGGCAGCACGCCGCCGTGCGCGTCCAGCGGATGAAGGAGCGCCTGGAGACCTCGCGCGGCATCGTGCGGGCCCTCGACGGCGCCTGCCCGGACCTGCGCGAGCTGACCGGCCGCTGGAACGGCCGCCCCGACTCGGTCTGGCGCAAGCGGCTGGCCCGGCACATCCGGCGCTGCGGCTACTGCGGCGACGCCCGCGAGACCGTCGTACCGGCGGAGCGCCTGCTCGTCGGGATCGCGCTCGTCCCGATCCCGGTCGGCTTCACCCTCTCGCTGGCCTTCGGCGGCAAGACGGCGGTGGCCGCCACGTCCGCCGCCACCTCCGTCGGCTGGTCCGCGAAGGTGCTGGGCGCGCTGACCAAGCCGGCGGTCGCCGTGACCGCGGGCGCCTCCCTCGTCGCGGGCGGCGCGTACGTCGTCACGCAGCCCCCCGACGCCCCGCCCCCGCGCGCGGCCGTCACACCCACGGCGACGGCCACGTCCACCCCACCGTCCCTTCCGGCCGCCCCGCCCCCCTCGCCCTCACCGTCGGCGACCCGGCCGAAGGCCGACCTGTACGGCAGCGTCGTCGACGCCGTCGACCGGGCGCCGGACCCGAACGCCGAGCCCGCGCCCCTGCCGCACCGGCCGGAGTCGGGGATCACCAGCACCGGCGGCGCGCGCGCCGTGATGAACCACCGCGGCGACAGCGTCACGTTCACCGGCCAGGGCTATGTCCTCGTCCGCTGGCAGATCTCGCCCCAGTACCGGCCCGGCGGTCTGGTCATGCCCACCTGGACCGGACTTCAGGGCAAGCTCTTCCACGTGGCCTCGGGCGGTGGCCGCCGTATGGACGACCCCGTGAAGGGCAGCTCCGACGGCTCCGCCACGGGCATGGGCAACCCGGACATCGGCTACACCGTGCTGCCGGACGGCACCCAGCAGATGTGGCAGAACGAGTACTTCTACCTCGACGGCAGCGTCACCCTCACTGTGAACGAGCGGGGCGCCGACTACGGCCTGAGCGTCTTCCCGTCGAGCTGGAACGCGGTGAACGAGGACATCAACAGCGGGCCCCCTGACGGCGCGATCCGCTACGGCCTCGTCCGCGACACCGGCAAGGACGACACCCCCGTACCGCAGTACGTCACTCGCGCGACCCCGGCCGACCCGGCGACCGTTCCTCAGGAATCGCGGTTGTAG
- a CDS encoding glycerophosphodiester phosphodiesterase: MQTLTAVAHRGDPYRVRENTIDSLRSALRQGADAVEIDVRLTRDGVPVLLHDDTLKRLWEHDRPLLSLSADEVRGLTFGKVPTLAEALTATDGTRMMLDLPGTSDVRVARRVVDVVRECGAADRVYYCADATAMLAVRAADKAAEIALTWTTLAPPRPALLDAVRPRWLNYRFALVDRALADRVHADGYLLSVWTPDTRRSMRRLTAMGVDSITTNRIDTLCTLRNGG, from the coding sequence ATGCAGACCCTGACCGCCGTGGCCCACCGCGGCGACCCCTACCGCGTCCGCGAGAACACGATCGACTCGCTGCGTTCCGCGCTCCGACAGGGCGCGGACGCGGTCGAGATCGACGTACGGCTGACCCGCGACGGCGTGCCCGTGCTGCTGCACGACGACACGCTGAAGCGGCTGTGGGAGCACGACCGGCCGCTGCTGTCGCTGTCGGCGGACGAGGTGCGCGGGCTGACGTTCGGCAAGGTGCCGACGCTGGCCGAGGCGCTGACCGCGACCGACGGCACCCGGATGATGCTCGACCTGCCGGGCACGTCCGACGTGCGGGTGGCGCGCCGGGTCGTGGACGTGGTCCGCGAGTGCGGGGCGGCGGACCGCGTGTACTACTGCGCGGACGCCACGGCCATGCTCGCCGTGCGCGCCGCCGACAAGGCCGCCGAGATCGCGCTGACCTGGACCACACTGGCCCCGCCGCGCCCCGCCCTGCTGGACGCGGTACGCCCGCGCTGGCTCAACTACCGCTTCGCCCTGGTCGACCGCGCCCTCGCCGACCGCGTCCACGCCGACGGCTACCTGCTCTCCGTCTGGACCCCCGACACCCGCCGCTCGATGCGCCGCCTCACCGCGATGGGCGTCGACTCGATCACCACGAACCGCATCGACACACTGTGCACCCTGCGCAACGGCGGCTGA
- a CDS encoding adenosine deaminase produces MTDRLVDARVPRDLHAFIASLPKAELHVHHVGSASPRIVSELAARHPDSKVPTDPEALVDYFSFTDFAHFIEVYLSVVDLIRTPEDVRLLTYEVARDLARQRVRYAELTITPFSSTRRGIDERAFMDAIEDARKAAEAEFGTVLRWCFDIPGEAGLEAAEETTRLATDDRGRPEGLVSFGLGGPEIGVPRPQFKPYFDRAIAAGLRSVPHAGETTGPETVWDALTELRAERIGHGTSSARDEKLLAHLAEHRIPLEVCPTSNIATRAVRTLDEHPIKEFVRAGVLVTINSDDPPMFGTDLNSEYAVAARLLDLDERGLAELAKTAVEASFLDEAGKARIKDEIETYTSAWLAP; encoded by the coding sequence TTGACCGACCGTCTCGTCGACGCCCGCGTGCCGCGCGACCTTCACGCCTTCATCGCGTCGCTGCCCAAGGCCGAACTGCACGTGCACCACGTCGGCTCCGCCTCCCCGCGGATCGTCTCGGAACTGGCCGCCCGCCACCCCGACTCCAAGGTCCCCACCGACCCCGAGGCCCTGGTCGACTACTTCAGCTTCACGGACTTCGCCCACTTCATCGAGGTGTACCTGTCCGTCGTCGACCTGATCCGCACCCCGGAGGACGTACGGCTGCTGACGTACGAGGTGGCCCGGGACCTGGCCCGGCAGCGGGTGCGCTACGCCGAGCTGACCATCACCCCGTTCTCCTCGACCCGCCGGGGCATCGACGAGCGGGCCTTCATGGACGCGATCGAGGACGCGCGCAAGGCGGCGGAGGCCGAGTTCGGGACCGTTCTGCGCTGGTGCTTCGACATCCCCGGAGAGGCCGGTCTGGAGGCCGCCGAGGAGACGACCCGGCTGGCCACCGACGACCGGGGGCGCCCCGAGGGGCTGGTCTCCTTCGGGCTCGGCGGGCCCGAGATCGGCGTACCGCGGCCGCAGTTCAAGCCGTACTTCGACCGGGCCATCGCCGCCGGACTGCGGTCGGTGCCGCACGCGGGCGAGACCACCGGCCCCGAGACCGTGTGGGACGCGCTCACCGAACTGCGTGCCGAGCGGATCGGACACGGCACCAGCTCCGCCCGGGACGAGAAGCTCCTCGCCCACCTCGCCGAGCACCGGATCCCGCTGGAGGTGTGCCCGACCTCCAACATCGCCACACGCGCGGTCCGCACCCTCGACGAGCACCCGATCAAGGAATTCGTGCGGGCCGGCGTCCTGGTCACGATCAACTCCGACGACCCGCCGATGTTCGGCACCGACCTCAACAGCGAGTACGCGGTCGCCGCCCGGCTGCTGGACCTCGACGAGCGGGGCCTGGCCGAACTGGCGAAGACCGCGGTGGAGGCGTCCTTCCTGGACGAGGCCGGCAAGGCGCGGATCAAGGACGAGATCGAGACGTACACCTCGGCCTGGCTCGCCCCCTGA
- a CDS encoding DUF4190 domain-containing protein, which yields MSDDAQTPEDVAAHRPTPPGRSDRPGESDGASRDPWAAPADRGPEDAAPQVDLGKQGQQSQGVTPPGGPGATLADTGPITRPSTPPASSVHDQQTVTSMPGVGTPHPHSVDSQAWASPFAQPTPSAPANGSVNPFAPPNPAAPPNTGPASPFAAPAQGGLHPQGLPVPPPPISPDGPGQVPYGYPGGYGYPTPPGYGAHGPQSQGSGAYYGWPGMAPGPSNGMGTAALVLGIIGAVGFCLWPLAIVAGILAVVFGTIGRGKARRGEATNPGQALAGIICGSVGLVLGIGMILLLVFVP from the coding sequence ATGTCCGACGACGCGCAGACGCCGGAGGACGTCGCCGCGCACCGGCCGACACCGCCCGGTCGGTCCGACCGGCCCGGTGAGTCGGATGGCGCGTCCCGCGACCCGTGGGCCGCGCCGGCCGACCGGGGGCCCGAGGACGCGGCTCCCCAGGTCGATCTGGGCAAGCAGGGGCAGCAGAGCCAGGGAGTGACTCCTCCCGGCGGACCCGGGGCGACCCTCGCCGACACGGGCCCGATCACCCGGCCGTCGACTCCGCCGGCCTCCTCCGTGCACGACCAGCAGACCGTCACGTCGATGCCCGGCGTCGGCACGCCGCACCCGCACAGCGTGGATTCCCAGGCGTGGGCATCCCCCTTCGCCCAGCCCACGCCCTCGGCCCCGGCGAACGGCTCCGTCAACCCCTTCGCCCCGCCCAACCCGGCCGCACCCCCGAACACCGGCCCGGCGAGCCCCTTCGCGGCACCCGCCCAGGGCGGGCTCCACCCCCAGGGCCTGCCCGTCCCCCCGCCGCCCATCTCCCCCGACGGCCCCGGCCAGGTCCCCTACGGCTACCCCGGCGGCTACGGCTACCCCACCCCGCCCGGCTACGGCGCCCACGGCCCGCAGTCCCAGGGGTCCGGTGCCTACTACGGCTGGCCCGGCATGGCACCCGGCCCGAGCAACGGGATGGGTACGGCCGCGCTGGTGCTCGGCATCATCGGCGCCGTCGGCTTCTGCCTCTGGCCGCTGGCCATCGTGGCGGGCATCCTGGCCGTGGTCTTCGGAACGATCGGCCGCGGCAAGGCCCGCCGAGGCGAGGCCACGAACCCGGGCCAGGCCCTGGCCGGCATCATCTGCGGGTCGGTGGGCCTCGTCCTGGGCATCGGGATGATCCTGCTGCTGGTGTTCGTCCCGTAA
- a CDS encoding NADAR family protein: MERTTGKIDSREALVRAVRAGARVKYLYFWGHRPRPDGRVGPSCLSQWWPSPFSADGVTYATAEHWMMAGKARLFEDPEAERRVLAAEHPAEAKKAGRLVRGFDEAIWERERFGLVVEGSVHKFAAHDELREFLLNTGDRVLVEASPVDRVWGIGLAADDEAAQDPERWRGPNLLGFALMEARDRLRG, encoded by the coding sequence ATGGAAAGGACCACGGGGAAGATCGATTCGCGGGAGGCCCTGGTCAGGGCGGTCCGGGCGGGGGCAAGGGTCAAGTATCTGTACTTCTGGGGGCACCGGCCGCGGCCGGACGGCCGGGTGGGACCGAGTTGTCTGAGCCAGTGGTGGCCGTCGCCGTTCTCGGCGGACGGCGTGACCTACGCGACCGCCGAGCACTGGATGATGGCGGGAAAGGCACGCCTTTTCGAAGATCCGGAAGCGGAGCGGCGCGTGCTGGCGGCGGAGCATCCCGCCGAGGCCAAGAAGGCGGGGCGCCTCGTGCGCGGCTTCGACGAGGCCATATGGGAGCGCGAGCGGTTCGGGCTCGTGGTGGAGGGCAGCGTCCACAAGTTCGCCGCCCACGACGAGCTGCGGGAGTTCCTGCTGAACACGGGTGACCGGGTGCTGGTGGAGGCGAGCCCCGTGGACCGGGTGTGGGGCATCGGCCTCGCCGCGGACGACGAGGCCGCACAGGATCCGGAGCGGTGGCGGGGGCCGAATCTGCTGGGGTTCGCGCTGATGGAGGCGCGGGACCGGTTGCGGGGGTAG